One segment of Triticum aestivum cultivar Chinese Spring chromosome 2A, IWGSC CS RefSeq v2.1, whole genome shotgun sequence DNA contains the following:
- the LOC123191977 gene encoding ankyrin repeat-containing protein At2g01680-like, translated as MDLLPLSHQPLFAAVQSADAEAVRRLLAGAEESALYVAAEAGALEVVHLLLPLYDLETSKLRSRLDLDAFHVAAKQGHTGEPLFSLD; from the coding sequence ATGGATCTCCTGCCGCTCTCCCACCAACCGCTTTTCGCGGCCGTCCAATCCGCGGACGCCGAGGCCGTGCGCCGCCTCCTGGCCGGCGCCGAGGAGTCCGCGCTCTACGTCGCGGCGGAGGCCGGCGCGCTCGAGGTCGTgcacctcctcctccctctctacGACCTCGAGACCTCCAAGCTCCGCTCCCGCCTCGACCTCGACGCCTTCCACGTCGCTGCCAAGCAAGGGCACACCGGTGAGCCCCTCTTCTCGCTTGATTAG